The following are encoded in a window of Streptomyces sp. 11x1 genomic DNA:
- a CDS encoding GlxA family transcriptional regulator — translation MRTVLVVLFDGVQSLDVTGPLEVFAGAEQHTPGTYRISTASLDGAPVRTSSGLTLVPDHSLAAAPAAPHTLLVPGGQGTRSPAPEIVDWLREHGPRAERLVSVCTGAILLAEAGFLDGRRATTHWAYCDTLARHHPAVEVDPDPIYVRDGHIATSAGVTSGIDLALALVEEDIGREAALTIARHLVVFLRRPGNQAQFSAQLAAQTAQREPLREVQQWITEHPGDDLSVEHLAARARLSPRHFARAFRTETGTTPGRYVDRVRLEHARRLLEDTSDGVEEISRTCGYGTAEAMRRAFVKALATSPAEYRRRFRPAADPTR, via the coding sequence ATGCGCACAGTCCTGGTCGTCCTCTTCGACGGCGTGCAGAGCCTCGACGTCACCGGCCCGCTGGAGGTCTTCGCCGGCGCGGAACAGCACACACCGGGGACCTACCGCATCAGCACGGCCTCCCTGGACGGCGCGCCCGTGCGCACCTCCAGCGGCCTCACCCTCGTCCCGGACCACAGCCTCGCCGCCGCCCCCGCCGCCCCGCACACCCTGCTCGTCCCGGGCGGCCAGGGCACACGGAGCCCGGCTCCCGAGATCGTGGACTGGCTGCGCGAGCACGGTCCGCGCGCGGAGCGCCTGGTCTCGGTCTGCACCGGCGCCATCCTCCTCGCCGAGGCCGGCTTCCTGGACGGCCGCCGGGCGACCACCCACTGGGCGTACTGCGACACCCTCGCCCGCCACCACCCGGCGGTCGAGGTCGACCCCGACCCCATCTACGTCCGCGACGGGCACATCGCCACCTCCGCCGGTGTCACCTCCGGCATCGACCTCGCCCTGGCGCTCGTCGAGGAGGACATCGGCCGCGAGGCCGCTCTCACCATCGCCCGCCATCTCGTGGTCTTCCTGCGCCGCCCGGGCAACCAGGCCCAGTTCAGTGCCCAGCTCGCCGCCCAGACCGCGCAGCGGGAACCGCTCCGCGAGGTCCAGCAGTGGATCACCGAGCACCCCGGCGACGACCTGAGCGTCGAGCACCTGGCCGCCCGTGCCCGGCTCTCGCCCCGCCACTTCGCCCGCGCCTTCCGGACCGAGACGGGGACGACCCCGGGCAGGTACGTCGACCGCGTCCGCCTCGAACACGCCCGCCGCCTCCTGGAGGACACCTCCGACGGAGTGGAGGAGATCTCCCGCACCTGTGGCTACGGCACCGCCGAGGCCATGCGCCGCGCCTTCGTGAAGGCCCTCGCCACCTCCCCGGCGGAGTACCGCCGCCGCTTCCGCCCGGCCGCCGATCCCACTCGCTGA
- a CDS encoding DJ-1/PfpI family protein produces the protein MQIAIVLFDRFTALDAVGPYETLGRLPDAELVFVAEETGPVRSDTGALALTADRPLAEVPSPDVVVVPGGPGQFAQMENETLFDWLRTADRTSTWTTSVCTGSLLLAGAGLLEGRRATSHWLALDFLKQYGAEPTGERVVIDGKYVTAAGVSSGIDMGLTLVGRIAGDEHAQAVQLMIEYDPQPPYDAGAPHKAPAHLVEEFRTNSRFALM, from the coding sequence ATGCAGATCGCCATCGTCCTCTTCGACCGCTTCACCGCCCTCGACGCCGTAGGGCCCTACGAGACCCTCGGCCGTCTGCCCGACGCCGAACTCGTCTTCGTCGCCGAGGAGACGGGCCCCGTGCGCTCCGACACCGGCGCCCTCGCGCTCACTGCCGACAGGCCGCTCGCCGAGGTCCCGAGTCCGGACGTCGTCGTGGTGCCGGGCGGCCCCGGCCAGTTCGCGCAGATGGAGAACGAGACCCTCTTCGACTGGCTGCGCACGGCCGACCGTACGAGCACCTGGACGACCTCCGTGTGCACCGGTTCCCTGCTCCTGGCCGGCGCCGGGCTCCTCGAAGGCCGCCGGGCCACCTCGCACTGGCTGGCGCTGGACTTCCTGAAGCAGTACGGCGCCGAGCCGACGGGGGAGCGGGTCGTCATCGACGGCAAGTACGTCACCGCGGCCGGGGTGTCCTCCGGCATCGACATGGGCCTGACCCTGGTCGGCCGGATCGCGGGCGACGAGCACGCCCAGGCCGTCCAGCTGATGATCGAGTACGACCCGCAGCCGCCCTACGACGCCGGTGCCCCGCACAAGGCGCCGGCCCACCTCGTGGAGGAGTTCCGGACCAACAGCCGCTTCGCCCTGATGTGA
- a CDS encoding sugar phosphate nucleotidyltransferase, with amino-acid sequence MIGLVLAAGAGRRLRPYTDTLPKALVPVGPEGAEDSLTVLDLTLGNFAEIGLTEVAIIVGYRKEAVYERREALEAKYGLKITLIDNDKAEEWNNAYSLWCGRDAIKHSVILANGDTVHPVSVEKTLLAARGDGKKIILALDTVKSLADEEMKVVVGPEGGMTKITKLMDPAEATGEYIGVTLIEGEAADELADALKTVFETDPQQFYEHGYQELVNRGFRIDVAPIGDVKWVEIDNHDDLAKGREIACQY; translated from the coding sequence ATGATCGGCCTCGTGCTGGCGGCCGGCGCCGGACGGCGTCTTCGCCCCTACACCGACACCCTTCCCAAGGCTCTGGTGCCGGTCGGCCCCGAGGGCGCCGAGGACAGCCTGACCGTGCTCGACCTCACCCTCGGCAACTTCGCCGAGATCGGCCTGACCGAGGTCGCGATCATCGTCGGGTACCGCAAGGAGGCCGTCTACGAGCGCCGCGAGGCGCTGGAGGCCAAGTACGGGCTCAAGATCACTCTGATCGACAACGACAAGGCCGAGGAGTGGAACAACGCCTACTCCCTGTGGTGCGGCCGTGACGCCATCAAGCACTCGGTGATCCTCGCCAACGGCGACACCGTGCACCCGGTCTCCGTCGAGAAGACCCTGCTCGCCGCCCGCGGCGACGGCAAGAAGATCATCCTCGCCCTCGACACGGTGAAGTCCCTCGCCGACGAGGAGATGAAGGTCGTCGTCGGCCCCGAGGGCGGCATGACCAAGATCACCAAGCTGATGGACCCGGCCGAGGCGACCGGTGAGTACATCGGCGTCACCCTCATCGAGGGCGAGGCCGCCGACGAGCTGGCCGACGCCCTGAAGACGGTCTTCGAGACGGACCCGCAGCAGTTCTACGAGCACGGCTACCAGGAGCTCGTGAACCGCGGCTTCCGTATCGACGTCGCGCCCATCGGTGACGTCAAGTGGGTCGAGATCGACAACCACGACGACCTCGCCAAGGGACGTGAGATCGCGTGCCAGTACTGA
- a CDS encoding ATP-binding protein, whose amino-acid sequence MDDQGRGSDPRPDGDGHRPDDPRLPEPLPYEGVWRFTAAAVDASVPQARRAVRELLARQGVPISGDLVQGLLLIVSELVTNAVKHAALLSPTLAVEVAVGAQWVRVSVEDNHPYRPTALETDHGRLGGRGLLLVREITLEAGGVCDVEHTASGGKVVWVALPLEPAHLIQG is encoded by the coding sequence ATGGACGACCAAGGGCGCGGGAGCGACCCACGCCCTGACGGCGACGGGCACCGACCCGACGACCCGAGGCTGCCGGAGCCACTGCCTTACGAAGGGGTCTGGCGGTTCACCGCTGCCGCCGTCGACGCCTCGGTGCCGCAGGCGCGGCGCGCCGTCCGGGAACTGCTCGCCCGCCAAGGCGTGCCGATCTCGGGCGATCTCGTCCAGGGACTCCTGCTGATCGTCTCCGAGCTGGTGACGAACGCCGTGAAACACGCGGCGCTCCTGTCGCCCACGCTCGCCGTCGAGGTCGCCGTCGGAGCCCAGTGGGTGCGGGTCTCGGTGGAGGACAACCACCCCTACCGCCCGACCGCCCTGGAGACCGACCACGGCCGGCTCGGCGGCCGTGGTCTGCTCCTGGTGCGGGAGATCACCCTGGAGGCGGGCGGCGTCTGCGACGTGGAGCACACCGCGAGCGGCGGCAAGGTGGTCTGGGTCGCCCTGCCGCTCGAACCCGCACATCTGATCCAGGGGTGA
- the idi gene encoding isopentenyl-diphosphate Delta-isomerase has translation MPITPATAMHSPESGTTEAILLELVDEDGTTIGTAEKLAAHQPPGQLHRAFSVFLFDERGRLLLQQRALGKYHSPGVWSNTCCGHPYPGESPFAAAARRTHEELGVSPALLGEAGTVRYNHPDPDSGLVEQEFNHLFVGLLQAPLRPDPEEVGDTAFVTPAELAERHAKDPFSAWFMTVLDAARPAVRELTGPAAGW, from the coding sequence ATGCCGATCACACCTGCCACCGCGATGCACAGTCCCGAGAGCGGCACCACGGAAGCGATCCTGCTGGAGCTGGTCGACGAGGACGGCACCACGATCGGCACCGCGGAGAAGCTGGCCGCTCACCAACCGCCCGGTCAGCTGCACCGGGCGTTCTCCGTCTTCCTCTTCGACGAGCGCGGTCGGCTGCTGCTGCAGCAGCGGGCCCTCGGCAAGTACCACTCCCCCGGCGTCTGGTCGAACACCTGCTGCGGCCACCCGTACCCGGGCGAGTCCCCCTTCGCGGCGGCCGCCCGGCGGACCCACGAGGAGCTGGGGGTCTCCCCGGCGCTGCTCGGCGAGGCGGGCACGGTCCGCTACAACCACCCGGACCCGGACTCGGGCCTGGTGGAGCAGGAGTTCAACCATCTGTTCGTCGGGCTGCTCCAGGCGCCGCTCCGGCCGGACCCGGAGGAGGTCGGGGACACCGCGTTCGTCACCCCGGCCGAGCTCGCGGAGCGGCATGCCAAGGACCCCTTCTCGGCCTGGTTCATGACGGTCCTGGACGCGGCGCGGCCGGCGGTCAGGGAGCTGACGGGGCCCGCCGCGGGCTGGTGA
- a CDS encoding N-acetyltransferase — protein sequence MSLTTDWTTRPETSADREGAYGVNAAAFETDAEARLVDALREDPGAWLPDLSYVAEAPDGTLAAYALITRCHVDEVPALALAPVAVLPDHQRQGAGAAVVRAVLEAARARGERLVLVLGHPGYYPRFGFVRASEYGIRPGFEVPDEAMMALVLDGSAPVASGTIRYPAAFGV from the coding sequence GTGTCACTGACCACCGACTGGACCACGCGACCGGAGACGTCCGCCGACCGCGAGGGGGCGTACGGCGTCAACGCCGCCGCCTTCGAGACCGACGCGGAGGCCCGGCTGGTCGACGCGCTGCGCGAGGACCCCGGCGCCTGGCTGCCGGACCTGTCGTACGTCGCCGAGGCCCCGGACGGCACGCTCGCGGCGTACGCGCTGATCACCCGCTGCCATGTCGACGAGGTGCCCGCGCTGGCGCTGGCCCCCGTCGCGGTCCTGCCGGACCACCAGCGGCAGGGGGCGGGCGCGGCCGTCGTACGCGCGGTGCTGGAGGCGGCACGCGCGCGCGGGGAGCGGCTCGTCCTCGTCCTGGGGCATCCCGGGTACTACCCGCGCTTCGGCTTCGTCCGTGCGTCCGAGTACGGCATCCGGCCCGGATTCGAAGTGCCGGACGAGGCGATGATGGCGCTGGTCCTCGACGGTTCCGCCCCGGTCGCGTCCGGCACCATCAGGTATCCGGCGGCTTTCGGGGTCTGA
- the galE gene encoding UDP-glucose 4-epimerase GalE, whose protein sequence is MTWLITGGAGYIGAHVARVMSGAGEQVVALDDLSAGVRGRLPEDIPLIHGSALDGDLLKRALTEHAVTGVVHLAARKQVGESVAQPTRYYQENVGGLATLLEAVAAAGVERFLFSSSAAVYGNPDTDLITEDTPCAPMSPYGETKLAGEWLVRAAGKAHGIATVCLRYFNVAGAAQPALADTGIFNVVPMVFDRLTRDEAPRIFGDDYPTPDGTCVRDYIHVADLADAHLAAARRLTAGDVSGDLTVNIGRGEGVSVRELVDLIGEVTGDRRSALVEPRRPGDAPRAVASAERARRELGWTARREVREMVESAWAGWRLHHGL, encoded by the coding sequence ATGACATGGCTGATCACAGGCGGGGCGGGCTACATCGGCGCACACGTGGCGAGGGTCATGAGCGGGGCCGGCGAGCAGGTCGTCGCACTGGATGACCTCTCCGCGGGGGTCCGGGGCCGCCTCCCCGAGGACATCCCGTTGATCCACGGCTCCGCCCTCGACGGCGACCTCCTCAAGCGCGCCCTCACCGAGCATGCCGTGACCGGTGTGGTCCACCTCGCGGCCCGCAAGCAGGTGGGCGAGTCCGTCGCCCAGCCCACCCGCTACTACCAGGAGAACGTCGGCGGACTCGCCACGCTCCTGGAGGCGGTGGCCGCCGCCGGCGTCGAGCGCTTTCTCTTCTCCTCCTCCGCCGCCGTCTACGGCAACCCGGACACGGACCTCATCACGGAGGACACCCCGTGCGCCCCGATGAGCCCGTACGGCGAGACCAAGCTGGCCGGGGAATGGCTGGTCCGGGCGGCGGGGAAGGCACACGGCATCGCGACCGTGTGTCTGCGCTACTTCAACGTGGCCGGCGCCGCCCAACCCGCCCTGGCCGACACCGGCATCTTCAACGTCGTCCCGATGGTCTTCGACCGCCTCACCCGTGACGAGGCCCCGAGGATCTTCGGCGATGACTACCCCACCCCGGACGGCACCTGTGTCCGGGACTACATCCATGTCGCCGATCTCGCCGACGCGCACCTCGCGGCGGCCCGCCGTCTCACCGCCGGGGACGTCTCGGGCGACCTGACCGTGAACATCGGCCGGGGCGAGGGCGTTTCGGTCCGCGAACTCGTCGACCTCATCGGCGAGGTGACCGGGGACCGCCGTTCCGCACTCGTCGAACCCCGCCGCCCCGGTGACGCGCCGCGCGCGGTCGCCTCGGCCGAGCGGGCCCGGCGCGAACTCGGCTGGACGGCCCGGCGCGAGGTGCGCGAGATGGTCGAGTCGGCCTGGGCGGGCTGGCGGCTGCACCACGGTCTCTGA
- a CDS encoding SCO6745 family protein, with translation MTSSLPERAGRRCHSLLNPFHSAHYFSPDLGRQLAAVGVEDPRAAYFAVRAAALGRVGAGVVTATFFNFRHELVAEHVPAVWETASPSTVLAARERAVDATLRRLLGEELLASAEVAEAAELALRATEACVRTARPLYAAHADLPVPERPHLALWHATTLLREHRGDGHLAVLLDAGLDPVEALASHSATGKGMSPKWAVATRGWTRVDWDAANARLRERGLLDADGGLTEAGVALRRDIEDATDRLDLAPYEHLGAAGVERLTELMTGLVTTMLGAGAFPAGMIGKG, from the coding sequence ATGACCTCTTCCCTGCCGGAGCGCGCCGGGCGGCGCTGCCACAGCCTCCTCAATCCGTTCCACTCCGCGCACTACTTCTCGCCGGACCTCGGGCGGCAACTGGCCGCCGTGGGGGTCGAGGACCCGCGGGCGGCGTACTTCGCCGTCCGGGCCGCCGCCCTCGGGCGCGTCGGAGCGGGCGTCGTGACGGCGACGTTCTTCAACTTCCGTCACGAACTGGTGGCGGAGCATGTGCCCGCCGTGTGGGAAACGGCGTCGCCGTCCACGGTGCTGGCGGCCCGTGAGCGCGCTGTCGACGCCACGCTGCGACGGCTGCTCGGCGAGGAACTGCTCGCCTCCGCGGAGGTCGCCGAGGCGGCGGAGCTGGCGCTGCGCGCCACCGAGGCGTGTGTGCGGACCGCACGCCCCCTGTACGCCGCGCACGCCGACCTGCCCGTACCCGAGCGCCCTCATCTCGCGCTCTGGCACGCGACCACCCTGCTGCGCGAGCACCGGGGCGACGGACATCTCGCGGTGCTCCTCGACGCCGGTCTCGACCCGGTCGAGGCACTGGCCAGCCACTCCGCGACCGGGAAGGGCATGTCCCCGAAGTGGGCGGTCGCCACCCGCGGCTGGACGCGGGTCGACTGGGACGCCGCGAACGCCCGGCTGCGCGAGCGCGGGCTGCTCGACGCCGACGGCGGACTGACGGAGGCGGGCGTGGCGCTCCGCAGGGACATCGAGGACGCGACCGACCGCCTCGACCTGGCCCCCTACGAGCATCTGGGCGCGGCCGGGGTGGAGCGGCTGACCGAGCTGATGACCGGGCTGGTGACGACGATGCTCGGCGCGGGGGCGTTCCCGGCGGGGATGATCGGCAAGGGCTGA
- a CDS encoding DUF5941 domain-containing protein yields the protein MSTAILTGQPVPGSSLEGDLRSLGFDVRTASDAGDAETLLATVPADQRVAIVDARFVGHVHALRLGLTDPRFDAAALPGAVTVRPAARQALTRALARENSAEGGTAAVAVDSVGVADRIVTALDAEGVGLYRPELGTLVAAVPADLQARDEARRAVADVDDEAVRLRTAVKSRDGFFTTYCISPYSRYIARWCARRGLTPNQVTTASLITALIAAGCAATGTRGGFVAAGLLLLFSFVLDCTDGQLARYSLQYSTLGAWLDATFDRAKEYAYYAGLALGAARGGDDVWALALGAMVLQTCRHVVDFSFNEANHDATANTSPTAALSGKLDSVGWTVWIRRMIVLPIGERWAMIAVLTALTTPRITFYALLIGCAFAATYTTAGRVLRSLTRKAQRTDRAARALADLADTGPLAEGLARLLPGPPRGTALLSAAFGAVAVVTAAWVWGASWQVVAMAALYVGLSAEAVERSLKGPLDWLIPPLFRAAEYGVVLLLAAKDEVNGALPAAFGLVAAVAYHHYDTVYRIRGDAGAPPRWLVRAIGGHEGRTLLVTVLAALLAPTDFTVALTALAVAVALLVLFESIRFWVTAHKTGAPAVHDEGEPA from the coding sequence CTGTCGACCGCCATCCTCACCGGTCAGCCGGTCCCCGGGTCGTCGCTGGAGGGCGATCTGCGGTCGCTCGGCTTCGACGTGCGGACCGCCTCCGACGCCGGTGACGCCGAGACGCTCCTGGCGACGGTGCCCGCGGACCAGCGGGTCGCGATCGTCGACGCCCGCTTCGTCGGCCATGTGCACGCGCTGCGCCTGGGACTGACCGACCCCCGCTTCGACGCCGCCGCCCTCCCGGGCGCCGTGACCGTGCGGCCCGCCGCCCGGCAGGCGCTGACCCGGGCGCTGGCCCGCGAGAACTCGGCCGAGGGCGGCACCGCGGCCGTCGCCGTCGACAGCGTCGGCGTCGCCGACCGCATCGTCACCGCCCTCGACGCCGAGGGTGTCGGCCTCTACCGGCCCGAACTCGGCACCCTGGTCGCCGCCGTCCCAGCCGACCTGCAGGCCCGCGACGAGGCCCGCCGGGCGGTCGCCGACGTCGACGACGAGGCCGTACGGCTGCGCACGGCGGTTAAGTCCCGTGACGGCTTCTTCACCACCTACTGCATCAGCCCGTACTCCCGTTACATCGCCCGCTGGTGCGCCCGCCGGGGCCTGACCCCGAACCAGGTCACCACGGCCTCGCTGATCACCGCCCTGATCGCGGCGGGCTGCGCGGCCACCGGCACCCGCGGCGGCTTCGTCGCGGCCGGCCTCCTGCTGCTCTTCTCCTTCGTCCTCGACTGCACCGACGGCCAGCTGGCCCGCTACTCGCTGCAGTACTCGACGCTCGGCGCCTGGCTCGACGCCACCTTCGACCGCGCCAAGGAGTACGCCTACTACGCGGGCCTCGCCCTCGGCGCCGCCCGGGGCGGGGACGACGTGTGGGCCCTCGCGCTCGGCGCGATGGTCCTACAGACCTGCCGCCATGTCGTCGACTTCTCCTTCAACGAGGCGAATCACGACGCCACCGCCAACACCAGCCCCACCGCCGCCCTCTCCGGCAAGCTCGACAGCGTCGGCTGGACCGTCTGGATCCGCCGCATGATCGTCCTGCCGATCGGCGAGCGCTGGGCCATGATCGCCGTCCTCACGGCCCTCACCACACCCCGTATCACCTTCTACGCGCTGCTCATCGGCTGCGCCTTCGCCGCGACCTACACCACGGCGGGCCGCGTCCTGCGCTCGCTGACGCGCAAGGCCCAGCGGACGGACCGCGCGGCCAGGGCGCTCGCGGACCTCGCGGACACCGGCCCGCTCGCCGAAGGGCTGGCGCGGCTCCTGCCGGGCCCGCCGCGGGGGACGGCACTGCTCAGCGCGGCATTCGGAGCCGTGGCCGTGGTGACCGCCGCCTGGGTCTGGGGCGCTTCCTGGCAGGTCGTCGCCATGGCCGCCCTGTACGTCGGGCTGTCGGCGGAAGCCGTCGAGCGCTCCCTCAAGGGCCCCCTCGACTGGCTGATCCCGCCGCTCTTCCGGGCCGCCGAATACGGCGTCGTCCTGCTGCTGGCGGCCAAGGACGAGGTGAACGGAGCCCTTCCCGCGGCTTTCGGGCTGGTGGCGGCCGTCGCCTACCATCACTACGACACGGTGTACCGCATCCGCGGCGACGCCGGCGCGCCGCCGCGGTGGCTGGTGCGGGCGATCGGCGGTCACGAAGGCAGGACCCTGCTGGTCACCGTCCTGGCCGCGCTGCTCGCGCCCACAGATTTCACAGTCGCGCTCACGGCCCTCGCTGTGGCCGTGGCACTGCTGGTGCTCTTCGAGAGCATCCGCTTCTGGGTGACCGCCCACAAGACAGGCGCACCCGCCGTACACGATGAAGGAGAACCCGCATGA
- a CDS encoding cation diffusion facilitator family transporter: MGAGHDHGHAHHAPTSGTAAAAYRGRLRIALAITLTVMVVEIVGGVLADSLALIADAAHMATDAVGLGMALLAIHFANRPPSGNRTFGYARAEILAALANCLLLLGVGGYVLFEAIQRFITPVGTQGGLTVVFGAIGLVANMISLTLLMRGQKESLNVRGAFLEVAADALGSLAVIVSAAVILLTGWQAADPIASLVIGVMIVPRTVKLLRETLDVLLEAAPKNVDMAEVRAHILALPGVEDVHDLHAWTITSGMPVLSAHVVVSSDTLDSIGHEKMLHDLQGCIGDHFDVEHCTFQLEPSGHAEHEAKLCH, encoded by the coding sequence ATGGGGGCCGGTCACGACCACGGGCACGCGCATCACGCGCCGACCAGCGGTACGGCGGCAGCCGCGTACCGCGGGCGGCTGCGGATCGCGCTGGCGATCACGCTCACCGTCATGGTGGTCGAGATCGTCGGCGGCGTGCTCGCCGATTCGCTGGCGCTCATCGCCGACGCGGCGCACATGGCGACGGACGCGGTGGGACTCGGCATGGCGCTCCTCGCGATCCACTTCGCCAACCGCCCGCCGAGCGGCAACCGCACCTTCGGCTACGCCCGCGCCGAGATACTCGCGGCACTCGCCAACTGCCTGCTGCTGCTCGGCGTCGGCGGCTATGTGCTGTTCGAGGCGATCCAGCGGTTCATCACACCGGTCGGGACGCAGGGCGGACTGACCGTCGTCTTCGGCGCGATCGGTCTGGTCGCGAACATGATCTCGCTGACCCTGTTGATGCGAGGCCAGAAGGAGAGCCTGAACGTCCGGGGCGCCTTCCTGGAGGTGGCCGCGGACGCGCTCGGTTCCCTGGCGGTGATCGTCTCCGCGGCGGTCATCCTGCTCACCGGCTGGCAGGCCGCCGACCCGATCGCCTCGCTCGTCATCGGTGTGATGATCGTCCCGCGTACGGTGAAGCTGCTGCGCGAGACCCTAGACGTCCTGCTGGAGGCGGCGCCGAAGAACGTCGACATGGCCGAGGTACGGGCCCACATACTGGCCCTGCCCGGTGTGGAGGACGTCCACGATCTGCACGCCTGGACCATCACCTCCGGCATGCCGGTGCTCTCCGCCCATGTGGTGGTGAGCTCCGACACGCTGGACTCCATCGGCCACGAGAAGATGCTGCACGACCTCCAGGGCTGCATCGGCGACCACTTCGACGTCGAGCACTGCACCTTCCAGCTGGAGCCGAGCGGCCACGCGGAACACGAGGCGAAGCTGTGTCACTGA
- a CDS encoding enoyl-CoA hydratase/isomerase family protein, producing MEPQLLDTVADGIATVVIHHPAKRNAMTAGMWRALPPLLDRLAADPAVRALVLTGEGGTFCAGADISTLRGSPDEAQRLAVLAEEALAAFPKPTLAAIRGHCVGGGAQLAAACDLRFAREGALFGITPAKLGLVYPASSTRRLVSLVGPSTAKYLLFSGELIDAERALRTGLVDEVLREGELADRVEEFTRVLVSRSRLTQAAAKEFANGRTDRDAHWAEQARGSGDTAEGVAAFLERRPPRFTWPV from the coding sequence ATGGAGCCTCAGCTGCTGGACACCGTCGCCGACGGGATCGCGACCGTCGTCATCCATCACCCCGCCAAGCGCAACGCCATGACGGCCGGGATGTGGCGGGCGCTGCCGCCGCTGCTCGACCGGCTGGCCGCCGACCCGGCGGTCCGGGCACTGGTGCTCACCGGGGAGGGCGGGACGTTCTGCGCGGGGGCTGACATCTCCACGCTGCGGGGGTCCCCGGACGAGGCCCAGAGGCTGGCGGTTCTCGCCGAGGAGGCCCTCGCCGCCTTCCCCAAGCCGACCCTCGCGGCGATCCGGGGGCACTGCGTGGGTGGCGGGGCCCAGTTGGCGGCGGCCTGCGATCTGCGGTTCGCGCGGGAGGGAGCGCTGTTCGGGATCACCCCGGCGAAGCTGGGCCTCGTCTATCCCGCCTCCTCCACCCGGCGGCTGGTGTCGCTGGTCGGGCCGAGCACGGCCAAGTACCTGCTGTTCTCCGGCGAGTTGATCGACGCGGAGCGGGCGCTGCGCACGGGCTTGGTGGACGAGGTGCTGCGTGAGGGCGAACTCGCCGACCGGGTGGAGGAGTTCACCCGGGTCCTGGTCTCGCGCTCGCGGCTGACGCAGGCGGCGGCCAAGGAGTTCGCGAACGGCCGCACCGACCGCGACGCCCACTGGGCCGAACAGGCACGCGGCAGCGGCGACACCGCGGAGGGCGTCGCCGCGTTCCTGGAGCGCAGACCGCCCCGCTTCACCTGGCCGGTGTGA
- a CDS encoding LPFR motif small protein produces the protein MFRAIADVLRQIGGAIATVVTLPFRAVARLFGGTSSSTRRTGRARRA, from the coding sequence GTGTTCCGTGCGATCGCAGACGTGTTGCGGCAGATCGGTGGGGCCATCGCGACGGTGGTCACGCTGCCGTTCCGGGCCGTGGCCCGGCTCTTCGGGGGCACGTCGAGCTCGACGCGCCGCACCGGGCGGGCCCGCCGGGCCTGA